GCGCCGACGGCCTCGCCGCGTTGCGCTGCCATGAACCGTGCCGCGGCGCGCGCGGCGACCCGGCGCGGTTCCAGCATGATGATCCGTCGTCCCTGCAGCCACGGCTCATCCAGCAGCGCCGGCGGCACCCGGGTGGTCTTGCCGGCGCCGGGGGGCGCTTCCAGCACGAGGCGCGTGCGCGCAGACAGGCTCTGGCGGATCTGCGGCAGCAGCTCGTCGATGGGGAATTCGGTAAGACTCATGTGGGGACAAGGATATGGGGGCGGGCGCGGGGCGCTTGGAGGTGAAACTCGTTGTATGGAGTTGCGGGGGAGCGCCTGTCGGGTGGGGTGGAGCGCCTGTCGGGTGGGGCGTGGCCTGCAGACCTTCCGGGCGAATGTCCCCCGGCCTCCACCTGCGGCGGAGGCCTCCTCCTTTATTTCGCCCGCAAGGCCTGCAGGCCGCGCCGATCTGCCAGCTCGTACGGGGACAACCTAGCAGCAGAGTTTGCCGCCAATGACGCCACCACACTGCAGCGAAGGGGTGAATGTCCTTGGGTGCGAAATAAAGGCGGAGGCACCGGCCAAACCGGTGCCGGAGGACATTCGCACACAAGGACATTCGCCCCGCGCGGCCCCAGCCACCTAGACTGTTGCAATGAATCTGATCGATATCGGCGCCAACCTCACCCACGACTCCTTCGACCACGACCGCGACGCGGTGATGCAGCGCGCCCGCGACGCCGGGGTGGTGCAGATGGTGGTCACCGGTGCGAGCCGGGAGCACTCGCCGCAGGCGCTGGCCCTGGCGCGCGCGCATCCGGGCGAGCTGTTCGCCACCGCGGGCGTGCATCCCCACCATGCGAGCGAGTACACCGCCGAGTGCGATGCCGAGATGCGCGCCCTGCAGCAGCATCCCGAAGTGGTCGCGGTGGGCGAATGCGGGCTGGACTACTTCCGCGACTTCTCGCCGCGCCCGGCACAGCGCCGCGCATTCGAGATGCAGTTGCAGATTGCCGCCGATTTCGCGGTCGATGGCGTGGGCAAGCCGCTGTTTCTGCACCAGCGCGACGCGCATGCGGACTTCATAGGCGTGATGGGCGAGTTCGATGGGCGCCTGGGCCCGGTGGTCGTGCACTGCTTCACCGGCAGCCGCGAGGAACTGTTCGACTACCTGGACCGCGACTGGCACGTGGGCATCACCGGCTGGCTGTGCGACGAGCGCCGCGGCCTGCACCTGCGCGAACTGGTCAAGAACATCCCGGCCAACCGGCTGATGATCGAGACCGACTCGCCCTACCTGCTGCCGCGCACGGTCAAGCCGGCGCCGAGCCACCGCCGCAACGAGCCGATGTACCTGGCCCACATCGTCGAAGAGTTGGCCCGCGACCGCGGCGAGGACGTCGCGGTCACCGCCGCGAACAGCACCCGCACCGCTCGGGAATTTTTCCGCCTGCCCGAGCCTGCCGCAAGTACGCTCGCCGACGCCGCCGGCTGAGCCGAACCCTCAGCTGCGCAGCCCGATCCCGCGCTTGAGCAGCCACAGGCTGAGCGTGGTCAGCACCACCACGAACACCAGCATCAGCGCGTAGGCGATCCACAGCGGCACGTCGCTGACACCCAGCAGGCCGTAGCGGAACGCGTTGACCATGTAGAAGATCGGGTTGGCGTGGGTCGCCGTCTCCGCCCAGCCGGGCAGCAGCTTGACCGAATAGAACACGCCGCCCAGATACGTCAGCGGGGTCAGGATGAAGGTCGGCACGATGGCCACGTCATCGAACTTGGTGGCGAACATCGCGTTGACGAAGCCCGCCAACGCAAAGATGGTCGAGCCCAGCAAAACCGTGGTCAGCGTCACCAGCGGATGCGGGATCCTGACATCGGTGAACAGGGTCGCGATCAGCAGCACGATCGCGCCCACCGCCACGCCGCGCACCACCGCGCCACTGACGTAGCCGGCCAGGATCACCCAGTCGGGCATCGGGCTGACGAGCAACTCCTCGACGAAACGGCTGAACTTGGCGCCGAAGAAACTGGAGGCGATGTTGCCGTAGCTGTTCTGGATCACACTCATCATCACCAGCCCGGGGACGATGAAATCCATGTAGCCGATGCCGTCCATGGTCCCGATCCGCGAGCCGATCAGGCCGCCGAAGATCAGGAAGTACAGGGTCATGGTGATCGCCGGCGGGACCAGGGTCTGCGCCCAGATGCGCAGGATGCGGTGGATCTCGCGGCGCGAGACCGTCCACAGCGCGACCAGGTTGGGGTGGCTCATGCGGACTGCTCCGGACGTGCGGTCATGCGCACGAAAAGTTCTTCCAGGCGGTTGCTCTTGGTCCGCATCGATCGGACCTTGATGCCCGCCGCGTCCAGGGCGACGAAGATGTGGTTGAGGTCCATCTCGCGCGGCATGTCGATGTCCAGCGTGTGCGCATCGCGCGCCCGCAGGGTCGCGCCCTCGATCACCGGCAGGGTTGCCGGCAGCGCGCCGTCGGTGTCGAGCACGAAGCCCTGCACGTCCAGCTCGGCCAGCAGCGAGCGCATCGGGCCACTGGCGATGATGCTGCCGTGGTCGATGATCGCCAGGTTGCGGCACAGGTTCTCCGCCTCCTCCAGGTAATGCGTGGTCAGGATGATGGTCGTACCCGAGGCGTTGATCTCCTGCAGCGAGTCCCACATGCCGCGGCGGATCTCGATGTCGACCCCGGCGGTGGGCTCGTCCAGGATCAGCAGGCGCGGCCGGGTCATCATCGCGCGCGCGATCATCAGGCGGCGCTTCATGCCGCCCGAGAGCGTGCGGCTGGTCATCTGCGCCTTGCTCCACAGGTGCGCGCGCTTGAGCTCGACCTCGGCGCGCTCCAGGGCGACCTTGCGCGGCACACCGTAGAAGCCGGCGTAGTTGACCAGGATGTCGAGCGGCTTCTCGAACAGGTTGAAGTTGAGCTCCTGCGGAACCAGCCCGATCAGGCGCATTGCATCGCTGCGGCGGCGGGTGATGTCGGTACCAAAGATCTCCACCGAGCCGGAGGTCAGGTTGACCAGCGAGGACACGATGCCGATCAGGGTGCTCTTGCCGGCGCCATTGGGGCCGAGCAGGGCGAAGAAATCGCCCTCGGCCACATCCAGCGACACGCCCTTGAGCGCCTCGACCCCGTTGCCGTAGGTCTTGCGCAAATCCGTGACCCGCAACGCCGGAACCTTGTCCGACGGCGCGTCGCGCAACGCCGCGTCGGCGCCGGGTGCCGCGGAGTTCGCTGTTGCTCGGTCGGGAGTGGCACCCACCGGGTGTTGGGACATCTGGCTCGGGCCCTTTTTCTGGTGCCGACGCGCGGGAAGCCGCGTGGCGATCCCGGTAGTATAGGCGCCTTGGTGGCCGCGCTCCGGCCACGGAGTGTTCCGCCGGCAGCGCGCCCCGGTGGGCCGTCCACCGTCCAGACAAGGTCCGATGCCCTGTGGCAGTCCAGCAGTTTTCCCTGAATCTCGTCTCCCGCCGCATGGTTGCCCCGCAGGTGGGTCATTACGTCTTCGCCCGCGATGACGGCCAGCCGCTCCCGTTCATCGCCGGCCAGTTCATCCAGGTGCATTTCGAGTACGCCGACGGCACCGCCACCCGGCGCAGCTATTCCCTGGCGACCATTCCCGACCCCGTCAAGGGCCCGGACGACCTGGTCGAGATCGCGGTCAGTTACGTGCCCGGCGGCGCCGCCACCGCGCTGTTCGAGAGCCTGGAGATCGGCGACTCGATCAACGCCACCGGCCCGTTCGGCCGCTTCTGCCTGATGCCCAACGACAGCAACCAGCGCTACCTGATGATCGGCACCGGCACGGGCGTTACGCCGTATCGGGCGATGTTGCCACTGCTGGAAAAGGCCATCGCCGAGCGCGATGTCCAGATCGTGCTGCTGTTTGGCGCGCGCAACCCGGCCGAGCTGCTCTACGGCGACGAGTTCCGCGAGTTCGCGAACCGCCACCCGGACAACTTCCGCTTCCTGCCGTGTTTCTCACGCGAGCTGCCGGCCCCGGATTCGCCGCATGCGCATCCGGACGTGCGCCACGGCTACGTGCAGCAGTTCCTGCCCGAGTTCAGTCCGGATCCGGAGACCGACATCGCCTACCTGTGCGGCAATCCGGACATGGTCGATACCTGCGCCGAAGCGCTGCGCGAAACCGGCCTGCTGCCGCGCCAGATCCGCCGCGAGAAGTACGTCTCCTCCAAGTAGGGATGCCGGTCTGCCGGTAGCAGCCGTGCACTCCAGTAGTGCACGGCTGCATGCACGACAACGGCGTTTGGGTGCTCCCGCGCACCGGGTCGGACATCGACGCCGCGTGGGCCGTGTCACGTTTTCCGCGTTGGGCGCGTCTATCATCCTGACCGGGGTGCAAACAGGCGTAGGCGGCACGACTCGCCGGGGTGCGGCACCGGAATCATCCACCGCTTCCTTCAGCAGGGGAAAACCATGCGAAACACAGCGATATTGATCGCCGCGGGCGTGCTGGCCGCCGGACTGGCGGCATGCCAGCCGGCGAGCGGGCCGTCGGCACAAGCACAAGGTCCCGGTCAGCCCGCGGGCACGCATCATTTCGGCGAGATCGCGTTTGAACCGTGCTCCCTGACCAGCCTCGATGGCGGCCAGAGCACCGAAGCCAACTGCGGCAACCTGCAGGTCGCGGAGGACCCGTCAAAACCCGAGGGCCGCACGATCGACCTCAACATCGCCTGGTTGTCACCGGCCAATGCAGGCGGTACCGAGGACCCGGTGTTTTTCCTCGCCGGCGGCCCAGGCCAGGCCGCGACCCAGCATGCGGCTTCGGTCACCCGGATGCTCGGTGCGGTGGGCAAGCAGCGCGACATCATCCTTGTCGACCAGCGCGGCACCGGCCAGTCCAATCCGCTGGATTGCCGCGGCGCGGATGGCGCCCCGCTGCCGCTGGATGTGATGAGTGAGCCCAGCGAAGAACAAGCCATCGCCTACACGCGCCAGTGCGTGCAGGGTCTGGAGGGTCGCGCTGACCCGCGCTTCTATACGACCAGCGACGCCGTGCGCGACCTGGACGCGGTGCGCGCCGCACTGGGTGTGGAAAAGATCAATCTGGTCGGCGTCTCCTACGGCACCCGCGTCGCCCAG
The genomic region above belongs to Lysobacter avium and contains:
- a CDS encoding TatD family hydrolase is translated as MNLIDIGANLTHDSFDHDRDAVMQRARDAGVVQMVVTGASREHSPQALALARAHPGELFATAGVHPHHASEYTAECDAEMRALQQHPEVVAVGECGLDYFRDFSPRPAQRRAFEMQLQIAADFAVDGVGKPLFLHQRDAHADFIGVMGEFDGRLGPVVVHCFTGSREELFDYLDRDWHVGITGWLCDERRGLHLRELVKNIPANRLMIETDSPYLLPRTVKPAPSHRRNEPMYLAHIVEELARDRGEDVAVTAANSTRTAREFFRLPEPAASTLADAAG
- a CDS encoding ABC transporter permease, with amino-acid sequence MSHPNLVALWTVSRREIHRILRIWAQTLVPPAITMTLYFLIFGGLIGSRIGTMDGIGYMDFIVPGLVMMSVIQNSYGNIASSFFGAKFSRFVEELLVSPMPDWVILAGYVSGAVVRGVAVGAIVLLIATLFTDVRIPHPLVTLTTVLLGSTIFALAGFVNAMFATKFDDVAIVPTFILTPLTYLGGVFYSVKLLPGWAETATHANPIFYMVNAFRYGLLGVSDVPLWIAYALMLVFVVVLTTLSLWLLKRGIGLRS
- a CDS encoding ABC transporter ATP-binding protein; its protein translation is MSQHPVGATPDRATANSAAPGADAALRDAPSDKVPALRVTDLRKTYGNGVEALKGVSLDVAEGDFFALLGPNGAGKSTLIGIVSSLVNLTSGSVEIFGTDITRRRSDAMRLIGLVPQELNFNLFEKPLDILVNYAGFYGVPRKVALERAEVELKRAHLWSKAQMTSRTLSGGMKRRLMIARAMMTRPRLLILDEPTAGVDIEIRRGMWDSLQEINASGTTIILTTHYLEEAENLCRNLAIIDHGSIIASGPMRSLLAELDVQGFVLDTDGALPATLPVIEGATLRARDAHTLDIDMPREMDLNHIFVALDAAGIKVRSMRTKSNRLEELFVRMTARPEQSA
- a CDS encoding ferredoxin--NADP reductase yields the protein MVAPQVGHYVFARDDGQPLPFIAGQFIQVHFEYADGTATRRSYSLATIPDPVKGPDDLVEIAVSYVPGGAATALFESLEIGDSINATGPFGRFCLMPNDSNQRYLMIGTGTGVTPYRAMLPLLEKAIAERDVQIVLLFGARNPAELLYGDEFREFANRHPDNFRFLPCFSRELPAPDSPHAHPDVRHGYVQQFLPEFSPDPETDIAYLCGNPDMVDTCAEALRETGLLPRQIRREKYVSSK